From a region of the Methanomassiliicoccus sp. genome:
- a CDS encoding tyrosine-type recombinase/integrase, with amino-acid sequence MAGEAKPRARRSRLNSADKEVDSLRLGRYPFRGGIDPYIESRKGTWNPETTMKEERRKLEQIARNLEELKAQGRIKSTDPRHLTRADIQEYMVELRKADPNFQTKQMGRLKRYLAFYKNHVIEDMKIEGVRMPKTHKKPIRALSQDELIAVFGCLYELKGWTGSVARGMLALYFGTGQRPSELREAHFEDLNLKKRTLFIRKPKGLGNWASPETVDIIREDMLPLIERYVRERATHLRARGVSSAVALFPNTISEKGFYSANRFNQIKHKVEVLSGVEFKLKDLRSTLTTITVNGDMSRIIPMSAQLRHLDPNNTLKFYNKIERGVASKKLKDLWRETPVIMHGPPSIDNRYGTSGYS; translated from the coding sequence ATGGCAGGTGAGGCGAAACCTCGTGCACGAAGGAGTCGCCTCAATAGTGCCGACAAGGAGGTCGATTCCCTGCGATTAGGAAGGTACCCCTTCCGCGGGGGCATCGATCCGTACATCGAGAGCAGAAAAGGAACTTGGAACCCAGAAACTACTATGAAAGAGGAGCGAAGGAAGTTGGAGCAGATTGCTAGAAACCTCGAAGAACTGAAAGCGCAAGGTCGCATCAAGTCCACCGACCCTCGGCACCTCACCCGCGCCGACATTCAGGAATATATGGTCGAACTGCGTAAGGCTGACCCAAACTTTCAGACCAAGCAGATGGGTCGTTTGAAGAGGTATCTAGCATTCTACAAGAACCATGTGATTGAGGATATGAAGATCGAAGGTGTAAGAATGCCCAAAACCCACAAGAAGCCGATCAGGGCTTTGTCACAAGATGAGCTCATTGCCGTCTTTGGATGCCTTTATGAGCTGAAGGGTTGGACCGGCTCTGTCGCCCGGGGGATGCTTGCACTATACTTCGGCACCGGACAGCGACCTTCGGAGCTGAGAGAAGCCCACTTTGAGGATCTTAACCTCAAGAAGCGGACCCTTTTTATCCGTAAACCCAAAGGTCTGGGCAACTGGGCAAGCCCGGAGACGGTCGACATCATCCGTGAAGACATGCTGCCCCTGATCGAGCGGTACGTCCGAGAGCGAGCTACCCATCTACGAGCTAGGGGCGTCAGTTCTGCCGTGGCCCTCTTTCCAAACACTATTAGCGAGAAGGGGTTCTACTCTGCAAACCGATTCAACCAGATTAAACACAAGGTCGAGGTTCTTTCGGGAGTGGAGTTCAAGCTCAAGGACCTCCGCTCAACCTTGACAACCATCACCGTGAACGGTGACATGAGCCGGATCATACCCATGTCGGCCCAATTGAGGCATTTGGATCCGAACAATACGCTGAAGTTCTACAACAAAATAGAACGCGGCGTAGCCAGCAAGAAGCTCAAGGACCTATGGAGGGAGACACCAGTAATAATGCACGGACCCCCCTCTATTGACAATCGTTATGGAACATCTGGATATAGTTGA
- the rdgB gene encoding RdgB/HAM1 family non-canonical purine NTP pyrophosphatase, with translation MRISLVTSNLGKLQEFRSALASLGIEIDHSQEDCDEIQADSLNEVVLSCLDQLKSRGMRDIVIDDSGLFIHALNGFPGVYSSYALRTLGMEGVLRLLEGIQDRSAHFECCIGASVGGEEFTVTGRCDGSIAFEPSGHEGFGFDPIFVPSGFYRTFAEISITEKNGISHRGRAIQAFAAELRGRIDEAPR, from the coding sequence GTGAGGATCAGCCTGGTCACTTCGAACCTCGGGAAGCTGCAGGAGTTCCGCTCGGCCCTTGCCTCCCTGGGCATCGAGATCGACCATTCGCAGGAGGATTGCGATGAGATCCAGGCGGACTCCCTGAACGAGGTGGTTCTATCCTGCCTTGACCAGCTGAAGAGCCGGGGAATGAGGGACATCGTCATCGACGATTCCGGACTGTTCATCCACGCGCTCAACGGCTTCCCCGGGGTGTACTCCTCGTACGCCCTTCGCACCCTCGGGATGGAGGGGGTCCTCCGCCTCCTGGAGGGCATCCAGGACCGCTCTGCGCACTTCGAGTGCTGCATCGGCGCCTCCGTCGGCGGTGAGGAGTTTACCGTCACCGGGCGGTGCGACGGGAGCATTGCCTTCGAGCCGTCCGGGCACGAAGGGTTCGGTTTCGACCCGATCTTCGTTCCGTCTGGATTTTATCGAACCTTCGCCGAAATATCCATAACCGAGAAAAATGGTATATCCCACCGCGGGAGGGCCATCCAGGCCTTCGCCGCTGAACTAAGGGGACGAATCGATGAAGCTCCAAGATAG
- a CDS encoding transglutaminase family protein, with translation MKGAGIFAAVALTVVILIGASYYALVVVDDTGSSVGFQHGDLVKPTAPLAPTSNLSLIGNMSLVPISAENINLFWNITEDIYAGYGGALQLRIENMNPGTLYVYSFGLKWAESGQTYMRNCSVAIVSGDTRDVGLLLFGAPSAGTAKYQIIVKAAVSNRAGTTWYDAGTMPSSSNTATIDPLTYARDQNVELNVKDYYNRVNERIDTKVVASLAQSIEDAYPGGYSTLQIARAYEWVKDNIAYISDTSTDYWQTASETLSRGTGDCEDHAILLCSMISALGGTSRVNIIQEHAFPTVYIGSTAGDLLKAKQSLASFYGLETSEYRMTYLTDASGYWLVIDTTGFPYAGGLPAKSEPTTADGNWTMLSSYLVSIDVTGKTISGGVLGSL, from the coding sequence ATGAAGGGGGCAGGCATATTCGCCGCGGTAGCCCTGACCGTGGTCATTCTGATCGGCGCCAGCTACTACGCCCTTGTGGTGGTCGACGATACTGGCAGTTCTGTCGGGTTCCAGCACGGGGACCTGGTCAAGCCCACCGCCCCCCTGGCCCCGACCTCGAACCTGTCGCTCATCGGCAACATGTCCCTGGTCCCCATCAGTGCCGAGAACATCAACCTGTTCTGGAACATCACCGAGGACATCTATGCCGGCTACGGCGGCGCGCTACAGCTTCGCATCGAGAACATGAACCCCGGGACGCTGTATGTATACTCCTTCGGCCTGAAGTGGGCGGAGAGCGGTCAGACCTACATGCGCAACTGCAGCGTGGCTATCGTCTCGGGCGACACCAGAGATGTGGGCCTGCTGCTCTTCGGTGCGCCCTCCGCCGGCACCGCGAAATACCAGATCATCGTGAAGGCGGCGGTGTCCAACCGGGCGGGCACGACTTGGTACGATGCGGGGACGATGCCCAGCAGCTCCAACACCGCCACTATCGACCCCCTGACCTACGCCCGGGACCAGAACGTCGAGCTGAACGTCAAGGACTATTATAACCGGGTGAACGAGCGGATCGATACCAAGGTCGTCGCTTCTCTGGCCCAGAGCATCGAGGACGCCTATCCCGGAGGATACAGCACCCTGCAGATCGCCCGGGCCTATGAATGGGTCAAGGACAATATCGCCTATATCTCCGATACCTCCACCGACTACTGGCAGACTGCCTCGGAGACCCTGAGCCGTGGGACCGGGGACTGCGAGGACCACGCCATCCTGCTGTGCAGTATGATCAGCGCCCTCGGCGGGACATCCCGCGTAAACATCATCCAGGAGCACGCCTTCCCCACAGTGTACATCGGCTCGACCGCCGGGGACCTGCTGAAGGCCAAGCAATCCCTCGCCTCCTTCTACGGCCTGGAGACGTCCGAGTACAGGATGACCTACCTGACCGACGCCAGCGGCTACTGGCTGGTCATCGACACCACGGGGTTCCCCTATGCCGGCGGCCTGCCGGCGAAGTCCGAGCCGACCACCGCCGACGGCAACTGGACAATGCTCTCCTCCTATCTGGTGAGCATTGACGTGACCGGTAAGACGATCTCCGGCGGCGTGCTCGGGTCCCTCTAG
- a CDS encoding NAD-dependent epimerase/dehydratase family protein, whose protein sequence is MKLQDRRVVVTGCAGFIASHLAEELLARGNEVVGVDNLSAGKREFMSGMVKNDKFSFVEGDLLTMDLAKVLKGAEVVCHLAANPDVRLGAKNTHIHFEQNIEVTYRLLEAGKDNGIKDILFPSTSTVYGETEVIPTPEDYGPLLPISVYGASKLACEAMISSYCHTFDQNAVIYRFANVVGTRSTHNVLHDFIRKLRENPHQLEILGAEPGTSKSYVHVKDCVRGMVAGAEGARDQVEVFNIGSRDWMTVKDIADIVVEEMDLPEVEYKWTGGVKGGRGWVGDVKKMLLSVDRLEARGWEPRLNSREAIRRAVQEILA, encoded by the coding sequence ATGAAGCTCCAAGATAGAAGGGTCGTGGTCACCGGGTGCGCCGGGTTCATAGCCAGCCACCTGGCGGAGGAACTCCTGGCACGGGGCAACGAGGTAGTGGGCGTGGACAACCTTTCCGCCGGCAAGCGGGAGTTCATGTCCGGAATGGTCAAGAACGACAAGTTCTCGTTCGTCGAGGGGGACCTCCTAACCATGGATCTGGCTAAGGTCCTCAAGGGGGCGGAGGTGGTCTGCCATCTCGCCGCCAATCCCGACGTTCGGCTGGGGGCCAAGAATACCCACATCCACTTCGAGCAAAACATCGAGGTCACCTACCGCCTGCTGGAAGCGGGCAAGGACAACGGGATCAAGGACATCCTGTTCCCCTCGACATCCACCGTTTACGGGGAGACGGAAGTCATACCAACGCCCGAGGACTACGGTCCCCTGCTGCCCATATCGGTGTACGGGGCGTCCAAACTCGCCTGCGAGGCCATGATCTCGTCTTACTGCCACACCTTCGACCAGAACGCGGTCATCTACCGCTTCGCCAACGTCGTAGGCACGCGGTCGACGCATAACGTCCTGCATGACTTTATCCGCAAGCTTAGGGAGAACCCCCACCAGCTCGAGATCCTCGGAGCGGAGCCGGGGACCTCGAAGTCGTACGTGCACGTCAAGGACTGCGTCCGCGGGATGGTCGCCGGTGCCGAAGGCGCGAGGGATCAGGTCGAGGTGTTCAATATCGGCTCCCGGGATTGGATGACGGTCAAGGACATCGCCGACATCGTGGTTGAGGAGATGGACCTGCCCGAGGTGGAGTACAAGTGGACCGGCGGGGTCAAGGGCGGCCGGGGTTGGGTCGGCGACGTGAAGAAGATGCTGCTGTCCGTCGATCGGCTGGAGGCCAGGGGCTGGGAGCCGAGACTCAACAGCCGGGAAGCGATCCGCCGGGCGGTGCAGGAGATACTGGCCTAG
- a CDS encoding bifunctional DNA primase/polymerase, whose translation MFDQVGNLRAYLDAHPGTTMKDLRRLEGTDAAQIQKMATRLKERGELVEHPKTKALAFKDQLLRASKGVEIHEVTVGIPEDLPSIRDSNGKDRLLRKEDLVRLPDNTARALILGGKAEKIDISAAETEKLTSNVPEVGDAPIATLGASTGIEMKVAPPIPERLRDLRIRFVRVRRVGEIKPNGQPANGKEAMGNGWNEWENAYPFNSLQLAKHIADGGNYGVLCGHGLIVIDADYPEVAATVDERLPKTFTVKSGRDGAGGFHYYYWCPDLPNPIRLEVPGAKKGEGGDVQSTGKQVIGPGSTHRTGRKYEIVKDLPITEIAAEQLLAALQDFLPPPEMDTPEDMKRHVPEGGDDLDQLRIEKIVPLDKLTRHGHKYQGPCPWHGSETGSNFTIDLDKNVWHCFRHSTGGGPMHAIAIQEKIIECSESVRGGLNGEKFKEALKAAQQKYGLVLTSRVAKGKANGSMKGIVDHTAEQVDSLIRLAKQGGQAEFFHNAANMPFVRVWEGNHHEVKAICEQDFSDWIKYRAVKKTGRAPKKDPLNQAIDTVSVLARFEGEEREVYIRKGEHDGAFFYDLCDDQWRAVRITAEGWEIVDDPPVMFRRFDKMRPQVMPISGRPEALDDLVRLVNVSEESRRLLKAHIIISLVPRILLYYAFFLGPQGSTKSTGTDIFKATVDPGSDNRDSLPAKVDDLDLHLSKRCVAAYDNISRITANLSDTLTRASRGSSSRRALFTNNDENSRSYHTQIVLNAIGLESGVRPDLLDRTIIYNCEVVAEEQRLGQEEVDYEIANLMPYAFGAALDLLVKAIPIHEGLKARKGWSPRLKDAYLWMMAINKAMANDSAGGEESFEKMFKGVIERRDSDAMEGDPLAVAIEHVASLCGFIGTATELHDWINDPSRNIPKICNIETKDKNWPKGGIALGIHLPRIIAPLRSRGTYVYQCYRYELEKDFDAKGLKVLDRPKADLTRYREQERMIVISKREVKKIEPSSTGAQ comes from the coding sequence GTGTTTGATCAGGTTGGTAACCTCAGAGCCTACCTGGATGCTCACCCGGGAACCACGATGAAGGATCTCCGCAGGTTGGAGGGGACTGATGCGGCGCAGATTCAGAAGATGGCGACCAGGTTGAAGGAGCGCGGAGAGCTCGTCGAGCATCCGAAGACCAAGGCTCTCGCTTTCAAGGATCAACTATTGAGGGCCAGCAAGGGCGTTGAGATCCATGAGGTTACTGTGGGGATCCCTGAGGACCTGCCAAGTATCCGCGATAGCAACGGGAAAGATAGGCTTCTGAGGAAGGAGGATCTAGTGCGGCTGCCGGACAACACCGCCCGTGCGCTGATTCTCGGAGGGAAGGCCGAGAAGATCGACATCTCGGCGGCGGAGACCGAGAAGCTGACCTCCAATGTGCCGGAGGTAGGGGATGCCCCCATCGCCACTCTAGGGGCTTCCACGGGCATCGAGATGAAGGTGGCACCCCCCATCCCCGAGAGGCTGCGAGACTTGCGGATCAGGTTCGTAAGAGTCCGCAGGGTGGGGGAGATCAAACCGAACGGGCAGCCCGCCAACGGTAAGGAAGCTATGGGAAACGGCTGGAATGAATGGGAGAACGCATACCCCTTTAATTCCCTCCAGTTAGCGAAGCACATCGCCGACGGAGGCAACTACGGCGTCCTGTGCGGTCACGGGCTGATCGTCATCGACGCCGATTATCCAGAGGTCGCCGCGACTGTCGATGAGAGGCTGCCGAAAACCTTCACCGTCAAATCGGGCAGGGATGGTGCTGGAGGTTTTCACTATTACTACTGGTGCCCGGATCTACCTAACCCAATCAGGCTAGAGGTCCCAGGCGCCAAGAAGGGCGAGGGCGGGGACGTTCAATCCACAGGGAAGCAGGTCATCGGTCCAGGCAGCACGCACCGGACCGGGCGGAAATACGAGATCGTTAAGGACCTACCCATAACCGAAATTGCCGCCGAGCAGCTGCTTGCTGCTCTCCAGGACTTTTTACCTCCGCCAGAGATGGACACTCCGGAGGACATGAAAAGACACGTCCCCGAGGGCGGGGACGACCTCGATCAGCTGCGGATCGAGAAAATCGTCCCGCTCGACAAGCTCACACGGCACGGACATAAGTACCAAGGGCCGTGCCCCTGGCACGGTAGTGAGACGGGCTCGAACTTTACCATCGACCTGGATAAGAACGTCTGGCATTGCTTCCGGCACAGCACCGGAGGCGGGCCGATGCACGCCATCGCCATTCAGGAGAAGATCATCGAGTGTAGCGAGAGCGTGCGGGGCGGCCTGAACGGAGAGAAGTTCAAGGAGGCCTTGAAGGCTGCCCAACAGAAATACGGGCTGGTACTGACATCGAGAGTGGCCAAGGGAAAGGCCAATGGCTCGATGAAGGGTATCGTCGATCACACGGCCGAGCAGGTCGATTCGCTCATCCGCCTGGCGAAGCAGGGCGGACAGGCGGAGTTCTTCCACAACGCCGCCAACATGCCTTTCGTTCGTGTGTGGGAGGGCAATCACCACGAGGTAAAGGCCATCTGCGAGCAGGACTTTTCGGACTGGATAAAGTATCGCGCGGTTAAGAAGACTGGTAGGGCCCCGAAGAAAGATCCGCTGAATCAGGCCATCGATACTGTTTCGGTCCTCGCAAGGTTCGAGGGGGAGGAGCGGGAGGTCTACATCCGAAAAGGCGAGCACGATGGAGCATTCTTCTACGATTTATGCGACGATCAATGGCGGGCCGTCCGCATCACCGCAGAGGGCTGGGAGATTGTGGACGACCCACCAGTGATGTTCCGGCGCTTCGACAAGATGCGACCCCAAGTAATGCCCATCTCCGGTAGGCCGGAAGCACTGGATGACCTGGTCAGGCTTGTCAACGTTTCGGAAGAGTCGAGGAGGCTGCTCAAGGCTCACATTATCATATCACTAGTGCCTCGCATCCTCCTCTATTATGCCTTCTTCTTAGGCCCGCAAGGCTCGACCAAGAGTACCGGGACGGACATATTCAAGGCGACTGTGGATCCCGGCAGCGATAATCGCGATTCGCTGCCCGCAAAGGTCGATGACCTCGACCTTCATTTGTCGAAGAGATGTGTCGCCGCCTACGACAACATTTCAAGAATAACGGCCAACCTCTCTGATACCCTCACAAGGGCGTCCCGCGGTTCATCGTCAAGGCGAGCGCTGTTCACGAACAACGATGAGAACAGTCGCAGCTACCACACCCAGATAGTCCTCAATGCAATCGGCTTAGAGAGTGGCGTCCGCCCTGATTTACTAGACCGCACTATCATCTACAATTGTGAGGTAGTGGCAGAGGAGCAGCGCCTGGGCCAGGAAGAGGTCGACTACGAGATCGCGAACCTCATGCCCTACGCGTTCGGTGCCGCCCTGGACCTGCTAGTTAAGGCGATACCGATCCATGAGGGGCTCAAAGCCCGCAAGGGCTGGAGCCCTCGCCTCAAGGACGCTTACCTTTGGATGATGGCCATCAACAAAGCGATGGCGAATGACTCCGCAGGTGGAGAAGAATCATTTGAGAAGATGTTTAAGGGAGTCATCGAGCGGAGGGACTCGGACGCGATGGAGGGCGACCCGCTGGCTGTCGCTATCGAGCATGTCGCCTCTCTATGTGGCTTTATCGGCACGGCAACGGAATTACATGATTGGATCAACGATCCCAGTAGGAACATCCCTAAGATCTGCAACATCGAGACCAAGGATAAGAACTGGCCGAAGGGGGGCATTGCGTTGGGCATCCACCTGCCCCGCATTATCGCCCCCCTGCGAAGCCGCGGCACTTATGTCTATCAATGTTACCGCTACGAGCTAGAGAAGGATTTTGACGCTAAGGGGCTCAAGGTGCTCGACAGGCCTAAGGCTGACCTCACTAGATATCGCGAACAGGAGCGGATGATAGTAATCTCGAAGAGGGAGGTCAAGAAAATCGAGCCTTCTTCGACGGGGGCCCAATGA